In one Vanacampus margaritifer isolate UIUO_Vmar chromosome 11, RoL_Vmar_1.0, whole genome shotgun sequence genomic region, the following are encoded:
- the kdm6a gene encoding lysine-specific demethylase 6A isoform X3 has protein sequence MHHTVEQLGDKGTKDSYAIQCLQKSLEADPNSGQSWYFLGRCYSSIGKVQDAFISYRQSIDKSEASADTWCSIGVLYQQQNQPMDALQAYICAVQLDHNHAAAWMDLGTLYESCGQPHDAIKCYVNATRSKACVNTAALAQRIKLLQAQLCNLQPGSLQNKSKMLPSIEEAWSLPIPAELTSRQGALNAAQAQQACKGDGTQSTSNHSDLQASPAKKKRTASPAKSAADSCANSGNQQPVHSWYLTPQKLQLLEHLRTNRAILKPLQVQMLDQLENQFSLMQQHQQQARQQAMSGAQLQPSLPNGPQAESPNCREGLTRSSPLNHAAIRQQCVVQPTANGACSSPSSGPLDTRSPGGDHAAVLGSGSTSNGNVPYAQQNSLPHNCTAVSHPSTSSASPAHPDETWRSPHSNASTQGLHKGPGSHSAGPNGEPPFSSSSSSSPQTSFSSLAILNQVGHSSGPYTASSSASSLSPTSPRSTPNHLSSPPHSTTTSGLHTKDNAPSGGNAGAAATLPLGPDTATAAGMTPSPSATPAQASTNHVQLRVTDRPGSPAPGAPTIDNPPLSALLKGKANTTTNDDNNNCSNHGGPFSEKINNVHADAANAASEHFLASSPRSTTTTTAVHSPNSLSCLNSQTNSQGPIVNGKEDSRSPRKLETPEGTLHRHMAPAGLAPWSSVSIYPSSSEVLKACRNLGKNGLSTSSIILDKCPPPRPPSTPLPPLPKDKLNPPTPSIYLENKRDAFYPPLHQFCTNPANPVTVIRGLAGALKLDLGLFSTKTLVEANPDHLVEVRTQLAQPTDENWDLSGSRKMWRCESSRSHTTIIKYAQYQASSFQESLREENEKKKEIEAEAASSDSRRRKCPFKHIKFGTNIDLSDEKKWKQQLQELTKLPAFARVVSAGNLLSHVGHTILGMNTVQLYMKVPGSRTPGHQENNNFCSVNINIGPGDCEWFAVPEPYWGVINSFCEKNNINFLMGSWWPNLEDLYATNVPVYRFIQRPGDLVWLNMGAIHWVQAIGWCNNIAWNVGPLTAHQYKLAVERYEWNKLQSVKSIVPMIHLSWNLARNIKVSDHKLFEMIKYCLLRTLKQCQMQRELLLAAGKELVWHGRTQNEPAHYCSICEVEVYDLLFVTSESNSRKTFVVHCQDCARRGSPDLDNFVVLEQYKIEELMQVYDHFTLASPLPSSS, from the exons ATGCATCACACGGTGGAGCAGCTTGGGGATAAAGGCACCAAGGACAGCTATGCCATCCAGTGTCTGCAGAAGTCTCTAGAAGCAGACCCAAATTCTGGCCAGTCCTGGTACTTTCTTGGCAg GTGCTACTCTAGTATCGGCAAGGTGCAGGATGCATTCATCTCTTATCGTCAATCCATTGACAAGTCTGAGGCCAGCGCTGACACCTGGTGCTCCATAGG GGTGCTCTACCAGCAGCAGAACCAGCCTATGGACGCACTGCAGGCCTATATCTGCGCCGTACAACTGGACCACAACCACGCTGCCGCCTGGATGGACCTGGGTACGCTCTATGAGAGCTGTGGACAGCCGCATGATGCCATCAAGTGCTACGTCAATGCCACTCGCAGCAAGGCCTGTGTCAACACTGCTGCACTCGCTCAACGCATCAAGCTGCTGCAG GCTCAATTGTGTAACCTACAGCCAGGTAGTCTGCAGAATAAGAGTAAAATGCTCCCTAGTATTGAGGAGGCGTGGAGCCTGCCCATCCCTGCTGAGCTCACGTCCAGGCAGGGGGCCTTGAACGCTGCACAGGCACAGCAG GCTTGTAAGGGGGATGGAACCCAAAGCACCAGCAATCACAGCGACCTACAGGCCAGTCCTGCCAAAAAGAAACGCACTGCCAGCCCAGCCAAA AGTGCTGCAGACTCGTGTGCAAACAGTGGCAATCAACAGCCAGTCCACAGCTGGTACCTTACTCCGCAGAAGCTTCAG CTTCTGGAGCACTTGCGGACCAATAGAGCCATCCTCAAGCCCCTCCAGGTGCAGATGCTGGATCAGCTGGAGAACCAGTTCTCACTCATGcagcagcatcagcagcag GCGAGACAACAGGCAATGTCAGGTGCCCAGCTGCAGCCCAGCCTTCCCAATGGTCCTCAGGCGGAGTCCCCCAACTGCCGTGAAGGCCTTACCCGTTCATCCCCCCTGAATCACGCAGCCATCAGACAGCAGTGCGTTGTCCAGCCCACGGCCAACGGAGCATGCTCAAGTCCATCATCTGGGCCACTCGACACCAGGTCCCCAGGTGGGGACCACGCCGCGGTGTTGGGAAGTGGCAGCACAAGCAACGGAAACGTGCCTTACGCGCAGCAGAACTCTCTACCTCACAACTGCACAGCCGTCAGTCACCCCAGCACCAGCAGCGCTAGTCCCGCTCATCCAGACGAGACGTGGAGGAGTCCGCATAGCAACGCTAGCACTCAG GGGCTTCACAAAGGTCCAGGTTCACATTCGGCAGGTCCCAATGGAGAACCCcctttctcttcctcctcctcttcctcccctcAGACTTCATTCTCTTCCTTGGCTATTCTCAATCAGGTGGGACATTCTTCTGGGCCCTACACTGCCTCGTCCTCTGCCTCCTCCTTATCCCCCACCTCCCCCAGGTCCACCCCCAACCACTTGTCCTCGCCTCCCCACTCCACCACTACCTCAGGGCTCCACACCAAAGACAATGCGCCTTCCGGGGGTAACGCGGGAGCAGCTGCCACTCTGCCATTAGGTCCAGACACCGCCACCGCTGCAGGGATGACCCCAAGTCCCAGTGCCACTCCCGCACAGGCATCGACTAATCATGTCCAGCTGCGGGTGACGGACAGACCTGGCTCTCCAGCCCCCGGTGCGCCCACTATAGACAATCCTCCACTCTCAGCCTTGCTAAAGGGAAAAGCCAATACCACCACGAATGACGATAATAACAACTGTAGTAACCACGGAGGGCCTTTCTCAGAGAAAATCAACAATGTCCACGCGGATGCTGCCAATGCTGCTTCGGAGCACTTCTTGGCATCCTCGCCAAggtccaccaccaccactactGCTGTGCACTCCCCCAATAGCCTCTCCTGCCTTAACAGCCAGACCAACAGTCAGGGGCCCATAGTGAATGGGAAGGAGGACTCTCGCAGCCCGCGAAAATTGGAGACTCCAGAAGGCACACTGCACAGACACATGGCCCCTGCTGGCCTGGCTCCCTGGTCTTCTGTTTCCATCTATCCCAGCTCCAGTGAGGTGCTCAAGGCGTGCAG AAACCTGGGCAAGAACGGTCTGTCGACAAGCAGCATCATTTTGGACAAGTGCCCGCCGCCACGACCCCCAAGCACACCCCTACCTCCCCTGCCAAAGGACAAGCTCAACCCGCCAACGCCCAGTATTTAT TTGGAAAACAAGAGGGACGCCTTCTACCCTCCTCTCCATCAGTTCTGCACCAACCCTGCCAACCCTGTGACCGTTATCAGGGGCCTGGCAGGAGCCCTCAAACTGG ACTTGGGCCTTTTCTCTACCAAGACACTGGTGGAGGCAAATCCCGACCATCTGGTGGAAGTTCGCACCCAGCTGGCCCAGCCCACTGACGAGAACTGGGACCTCAGCGGCAGCCGCAAGATGTGGCGCTGTGAGAGCAGCCGCTCGCACACCACGATCATCAAGTACGCCCAGTACCAGGCCTCATCCTTCCAGGAGTCACTACGG GAGGAGaatgagaagaagaaggagataGAAGCAGAGGCAGCCTCGTCTGACAG TCGGCGGAGGAAATGTCCATTCAAGCACATCAAATTTGGCACCAACATAGACCTCTCGGATGAAAAGAA GTGGAAGCAGCAGCTCCAGGAGCTGACCAAGCTGCCGGCTTTCGCCCGGGTGGTATCAGCCGGCAACCTGCTCAGCCACGTGGGACACACCATCCTGGGCATGAACACAGTGCAGCTCTACATGAAGGTTCCCGGGTCCAGGACACCAG GTCACCAAGAGAACAATAACTTCTGTTCGGTGAACATCAACATCGGCCCTGGTGACTGCGAGTGGTTTGCTGTGCCCGAACCGTACTGGGGCGTCATCAACAGCTTCTGCGAAAA GAACAACATCAACTTCCTGATGGGCTCTTGGTGGCCGAACCTTGAAGACCTGTATGCGACCAATGTGCCTGTGTACCGCTTCATCCAGCGCCCCGGGGACCTGGTGTGGCTCAATATGGGCGCCATCCACTGGGTGCAAGCTATTGGCTGGTGCAACAACATTGCGTGGAATGTTGGACCCCTCACAG CCCATCAGTACAAGCTGGCAGTAGAGCGCTACGAGTGGAACAAACTGCAGAGTGTCAAATCCATTGTTCCCATGATCCACCTCTCCTGGAACCTGGCCAGGAACATCAAAGTGTCTGACCACAAGCTCTTTGAGATGATCAA GTATTGCTTGCTGCGGACTCTGAAGCAGTGCCAGATGCAGCGAGAGCTTCTGTTGGCTGCCGGGAAGGAGTTAGTATGGCACGGACGCACCCAGAACGAGCCTGCGCACTACTGCAGTATTTGTGAG GTGGAGGTGTACGACCTGCTTTTCGTGACCAGCGAGAGCAACAGCAGGAAAACCTTCGTGGTGCACTGCCAGGACTGTGCCCGCAGGGGGAGCCCCGACCTGGACAACTTTGTTGTGCTGGAGCAGTACAAGATTGAAGAGCTCATGCAGGTCTATGACCACTTCACACTG